TTCTCGTTGTGGTGTAAGGAGCTTTGACTATGAAACCCAATTATTCCGTAAATACCGCACCGAAACGTTCTGATGAGCCAATTTGGTGGAGCCTGTTTGGTGCTGGCGGTACTTGGTTTGCCATGATCACCCCCGTAACAGTGCTCGTTCTGGGTATTCTTGCCCCGCTTGGCATTATCGATGCGCAAGCGTTAAGTTACGAACGCGTAGTCAGTTTCGCCACCAGCATTATCGGTGCCCTGTTTATCATCGGCACCTTAGCACTGCCGATGTGGCATGCGATGCACCGTGTTCACCACGGCATGCATGACTTGAAAATCCACGCTGGTGTGGTGGGCAAAATTGGCTGCTACGCCTTTGCTGGCCTCATTTCAGCCCTCGCGGTGGTGTTTCTTTTCATGCTGTAAGGCTTTTCCAAGCACACCAATCTAAGCAAACAAAAAGCTGGCGATTTCGCGCCAGCTTTTTTTCTGTGCGGCGGGTATAGCTGACAGAAAAAAGGCCGCCGAAGCGACCTTAATCTAAGGTGAAAAATTATTTTACACGGCCAACGTATTCACCACTGCGAGTGTCCACTTTGATCACTTCGCCGATTTGGATGAAGAGCGGAACGCGAACAACCGCACCGGTTGATAGCGTTGCTGGCTTGCCGCCTGTGCCTTGAGTATCGCCTTTCAGGCCAGGATCGGTTTCAGTCACTTCCAATTCAACGAAGTTTGGTGGTGTCACCGCGATTGGGTTACCATTCCACAGAGTCAGCATACAGCTGTTGTTTTCTACCAACCACTTCACACTCTCACCAACCGCTTTCGCATCAGCAGCAATCTGTTCGAAGGTTTGATTGTTCATAAAGTGGTAGAATTCGCCGTCTGAATAGAGATAATCTAGGTCGATATCCATAACGTCTGCGACCTCACAGGTGTCGCCAGACTTAAATGTTTTTTCTAGCACTTTACCAGAAAGAAGTTTACGAATTTTAACACGGTTGAATGCCTGACCTTTACCCGGCTTCACGTATTCGTTTTCTAGAATTACGCAAGGCTCGCTGTCAATCATAAGTTTCAGACCGCCTTTAAATTCATTGGTGCTAACTGTAGCCATTTTTTCCTCTTACGTTCTTAGAGCTAAATTCAATGCCGCATATAATAACCCGAAAAGTCGAAACTGTTGAGCAAAACTGGCTCAAACAGCTAGCGAATGGGATCTCAGATCCGACAAGCTTGTTGCAGATGTTAGAGATCGATCCCACGCCGTGGCAAGCAGGGTTTGCGGCGCGCAAGCTGTTTGCACAGCGCGTTCCCCGCAGCTTTGTCGCCAGAATGGAAAAAGGCAACCCGCACGACCCTTTGCTTAGACAAGTGTTACCACTCAGTGACGAGTTTGAGGTTCACGAAGGCTTTTCTCATGATCCGCTTGAGGAGCAAGATAACGAGATCCCCGGCCTACTGCACAAATACCGCAATCGCGCGCTGATGATTGTCAAAGGGGGCTGTGCGATCAACTGTCGTTACTGTTTTCGCCGTCACTTTCCGTACCAGGAAAACAAAGGCAACAAATTCGCTTGGCAGCGCAGTTTGCAGTACATCGCCGAGCACCAAGAACTCAATGAAGTCATTCTCTCCGGTGGCGATCCACTGATGGCGAAAGACGATGAGATCCAATGGCTGGTTGAACATATTGCCGCGATTCCCCACATTAAGCGGCTGAGAATTCATAGCCGCTTGCCCGTCGTCATTCCAGCGAGAGTGACAGAGGAACTGTGCCAAACACTGGCCCGTACACGTCTGCAAGTGATTTTGGTGACTCACATCAATCACGCCAACGAAATCAACCATGAACTCACCACGCAACTCGCCAAGCTCAAACAGGTTGGCGTGACACTACTTAATCAAAGTGTGCTGCTCAAGGGGGTCAACGACACGGTGGATGAGCAAGTCGCGTTGAGCGAATCGCTGTTTGATGCTGGTATTTTGCCCTACTACTTGCATGTTTTGGACAAGGTGCAAGGAGCGGCTCATTTCTTTGTTGACGACCAACAAGCGAAGCGCATTATTCACGGAGTCATTGCGCGGGTTTCCGGTTACTTAGTGCCGAAATTGACGCGTGAAATTGGCGGCCGGCCAAGTAAAACACCGCTCGATTTGCATTTAGAGTAATTGTCGTTACCAGCAAAAACTTTTGTTCGATCTCATCGCCCCCAATACGCATACTCCGCGAAAATTGAGGGGGTAGCATGCAAGAGACTTTAGACACTTTTCTAAATATAGAACCATTTAGCTGGCCGGCCTTACTGTGCTGCGCGCTCAATGGCGTTCTTATTGGCGCGGAGCGTCAAACACGCGGTAAGCCCGTCGGTATCCGTACGTCGATTCTGATCATTTCTGGTACCTACTTTTTTATGTCGATGGCGGTATACCTCTCTCCCAACACCTTAGATCAAGCGCGCGTGCTTGGGCAGATCATTACTGGCGTTGGCTTTTTGGGCGCTGGGGTGATGATGACGCAAGATGGCAAGATCCACGGCGTCACATCCGCCGCCGTGATTTGGGTGCTGGCTTCTATGGGAATGATGATCGGGCTAGGCTTGATGCACCAGTCAGTGCTGATCACGTTACTCGCCTTGGCAGTGCTACTCGGTGTCGATAAAGCCGAAAACCGCATTCAGGCACTGCGCCGAGGAGTACATCAAAAAATTCAACAGCGCAGAAGCTCTTCCCGCCTGATTAAATAATTTGCGCGCAGCAAGTCATAAGAAACCCCGGATCATGTCCGGGGTTGTTTTTTAGGCTAGTTGTCAACGTTGCCACCGCTCAACGGGAGCGAAGTACTTATTTAACGAAGTAGTTATTTAACGAAGTAGTTACTTCGCGAAGTTGATCAGCGGGAAGCAAGGGAAAAAACCGTTGTCGGCACAGTTAATCAAGCCGATCTGCACGCCTTCAATCTTCGCCGTTTTGTTGAACACACCGACCTGAACGGTTGAGGTGTCAGAGAAGTTCGCCGCGCCCACATCCACCATGGTATTACCTTCGGAGTAGTTGACAAAACTCACGTTGGCCCCTTTCACATCGTTAGTGATGTTCACCGCGCCAATGTTGGCACCAGTAGTTTTTCCGGTATTCCAGTTAAAGAAACCAAGCGATGCACCTGTCATCTCTTGATTCACTTTTGACGCGCCAAACAAACCCAAGTTTACCCCTGTGGTACGATCGGTTTCTGAAAGACCAACCACCGCTACATCAACCCCTTTCAACTCTTCGACCTTACCGTAGAGCGCCGCCAAACGAACACCGGATACGGCATTTTCATCTGGCGCATTGAAGTTATTAAGCGAAGAAAACATCACTGGAGTTGCCGCCATCGCTGTTGTTGAGCTCAGCGCTACCACCGCCATTGCGATTACACTCTTTTTCATTTTTCGTCTCCACTGATCACGACTGATTTACTAAAGGGTAGCTATTCATACCCAGAACGCGATGATTATGAACGACGTTCAATAAAGACAGGTCATTGTATTGTAAAAAATGATATTGCTAGAAAATAGATAGAATAAAGTTAAAAAATCAATTATTTAAGTAATAATCAAGGCTGGGGCGTTCTTTGCATCGTCAATAAAGCGTAAAATCTTCTGCGCTCTGCATCAACTTTGGATGGATTTCAGATAATAAAAAAGCTGAGGATCGCTCCTCAGCTTTTCTCATTTAGGCTTAGTGCCGTGGGATGATTACATCATGCCCATGCCACCCATACCGCCCATGCCACCCATATCTGGCATGCCCGCATCTTTTTGTGGTAGATCGGTTACCATCGCTTCCGTGGTAATCATCAGGCCAGCAACTGAAGCGGCGAACTGCAGCGCAGAACGAGTGACTTTAGTTGGATCTAGGATACCCATTTCCAGCATGTCGCCGTATTCACCCGTTGCCGCGTTGTAGCCGTAAGAACCTTCACCCGCTTTCACGTTATTTGCCACAACCGATTCTTCATCACCCGCGTTTTTGGTGATTTGGCGAATTGGCGCTTCCATCGCACGTAGTGCTACGCGGATACCCACGTTTTGCTCTTCGTTGTCACCTTTCAGGTCAACCAGTTTAGAGGCCACACGAATCAGTGCAACACCACCGCCAGCAACCACGCCTTCTTCAACCGCAGCGCGAGTCGCGTGCAGGGCGTCTTCTACGCGGTCTTTTTTCTCTTTCATTTCCACTTCTGTGGCGGCGCCTACTTTGATAACCGCAACACCGCCCGCTAGCTTAGCAACGCGCTCTTGCAGTTTCTCTTTGTCGTAGTCTGAAGTCGCCTCTTCGATTTGCTGACGAATCTGTACCACGCGACCTTGGATCATCGCTTCTTCACCCATACCATCGATGATGGTGGTGTTTTCTTTGGTGATAGACACGCGTTTCGCTTGACCCAAATCTTCCAGCACCGCTTTTTCCAGCTCTAGGCCAACTTCTTCAGAAATCACCGTACCGCCAGTTAGGATCGCGATGTCTTGTAGCATCGCTTTACGACGGTCGCCGAAGCCAGGCGCTTTAACCGCAGCGACTTTCACGATGCCACGCATGTTGTTCACAACCAGAGTCGCCAACGCTTCACCTTCTACGTCTTCAGCGATGATCAGCAGTGGACGTGATGCTTTGGCAACGGCTTCTAGAGCAGGTAGCAATTCACGGATGTTAGAAATCTTTTTATCAACCAATAGGATGAATGGGCTTTCCAGCTCTACGCTGCCCGCTTCTTGGTTGTTGATGAAGTAAGGAGATAGGTAACCACGGTCAAACTGCATGCCTTCAACCACGTCCAGTTCGTCTTGCAGCGCTTGACCTTCTTCAACCGTGATCACGCCATCGCGACCCACTTTTTCCATCGCTTCGGCGATGATTTTACCCACACTTGAGTCTGAGTTGGCAGAGATAGTGCCCACTTGCTCGATTTCAGTGCTGGTAGAGCAATCTTTAGAAAGAGCTTTCAGCTCGATAACCGCCGCTGCTACCGCTTTGTCGATACCGCGCTTTAGATCCATCGGGTTCATGCCCGCGGCAACGGCTTTTAAGCCTTCGTTGACGATCGACTGTGCCAACACGGTCGCTGTTGTTGTACCGTCACCCGCCACATCGTTCGCTTGTGAAGCCACTTGCTTCACCATTTGTGCGCCCATATTCTGGAACTTGTCTTCCAGCTCGATTTCGCGCGCCACAGACACACCATCTTTGGTGATGGTTGGGGAACCGAACGATTTGTCCAGTACTACGTTACGGCCTTTAGGACCTAAGGTCACTTTTACCGCATCGGCCAGAATGTTGACACCTTCCAGCATTTTTACACGCGCGTCATTACCAAATTTAACGTCTTTAGCAGCCATCTTTATTTTCCTTCTAAATTCTGTTTTTTAGTTCGTTGTGATTCAGAATGAATTATTCAACGATTGCCATGATGTCGTTCTCAGACATGATCAGAACTTCTTTACCGTCGATCTTTTCCGTTTTAGTGCCATAGCTTTCGGCGAAAATCACGGTGTCACCAACTTTTACGTCCAGCGGCTGCACAGAGCCGTTTTCAAGGATGCGGCCTTTGCCAACAGCCAGAACGACGCCGCGAGTTGACTTCTCTGCAGCAGAACCAGTTAAAACGATGCCACCGGCTGACTTAGATTCAACTTGTTGGCGTTCTACGATAACTCGATCATGTAACGGACGAATATTCATCGGTCGTCTCTCCTGAAAAATTCCATGTGTGATTTGATAATTGCCCTAAAGCAGGGCTCTAGGCCTAGTGTTATCTATATAAGGGGTGATCATGATGATCCCAAGGGGCGCGGGTGAAATTTTTGTGATTGAGTTAAAAGTTCACACAGTCCAGCAAAGGATTGCGTCGAAATCCCTGACTCGCTGCTAGCTAGGATTTCTTGTATCCTTGCCATTTTCCACTCAGTGGTCGCTAATATGCTCGATAAACATGGGTTGCTCACCGCCCCTATCGCACTCACACTACGCAAAATGACCATTCCGATGATCTTCGGCATGGTAGCGATCCAGATGTTTAACTTGGTTGACACCTTCTTTGTTTCCTTGCTCGGTACCCAAGCACTCGCAGCGATCAGCTATACCTTTCCGGTGACGTTTGCGGTGAACTGCATCACCATGGGTATCGGCATCGGTCTTTCCACCAGCATTGGCCGTCTACTTGGTCAGGGCGATGCCAACCAAGCCGCGCGTTTCACCAGCCACGGTTTGCTGTTGGCCGTTGCGCTGGTTGCTCTTGCCTCTACGCTTGGCTTTTTCACAGTGGATCCCCTATTTACGTTACTTGGCGCGCAAGAGCAGCTCATCCCGCTGATCGCTCAGTACATGCATGTCTGGTATCTCACCATTCCACTGTTGGTCATTCCGATGGCTGGCAACAGCGCGATTCGCGCCACGGGGGATACCAAAACGCCCGCCAAGATTATGATGCTGGCCGGACTTATCAATGGTGTTCTCGATCCGCTGCTGATCTTTGGTATCGGTCCATTTCCAGAACTCGGCATTCAAGGCGCGGCGATTGCCAGTGCGTTTAGCTGGTTCGGCGCCTTGTGCGGCTCATTCTATGTGTTGATTAAACGAGAAAAGCTGCTTGCGGCGCCTCATTGGCAACGCCTTGGCGAAGATTGGCGGCAAATCCTCAGGGTGGGCACACCTGCCGCGTTATCCAATGCAATGAATCCGCTGTCGGGTGCGGTATTGATGATGATGCTCTCCAGTCACGGTACCGCTGCCGTAGCCGCTTATGGCGCGGCGCAGCGCATTGAGTCGATATTGATTCTGGTGTTGATGGCACTGACGTCGTCCCTGACGCCGTTTATGGCGCAAAACTTAGGGGCGAAAAATCCGCAACGCGCCTTTCAAGGACTGTTTGTCAGCATGCGTTTTTCGGTGCTCTTTCAAGGGCTGGTGTTTTTAATGATGGTACCACTGAGCATTCCTCTGGCCAGTCTCTTTTCGCAGGAACAGAGTGTGCGCGATCTCCTGTGGCACTATTTGTTGGTGGTGCCCGCCAGTTACGGCTTTCTCGGCATTCTTATGATGTTGGTCAGCGCCTTGAACGCCATGCATGAACCACTGAACGCGTTTCGCTGGAGCTTTATGCGTCTGTTCTTCTTTACACTGCCAGCAGCTTGGCTTGGCAGCCAACTCTACTCCATTGAAGGCCTGTTTGTTGGGATTGCGCTGGGTAACTTGGCTGGCGGAATTTGCGGTTATCTGTATGCGTTGAATAAACGCAAAACACATTTACAACTCAGTGAAAACAGCCAATGAAAAGGCCGCGTGATGACGCGGCCTTGTTTTATGGCTTTAAACCCAGCTTAGAACAGCTCTTCGGCTACTTTGAACAAATCATTGCGCACTGGGCGCTTCATGTTCTCAATTGCATCGATGATATCGTGATGCACGAGCTGCTCTTTAACGATACCCACACAGCGACCACCGTGACCTTCCATCAGCAGATGTACAGCGTAGTTACCCATGCGAGAAGCAAGAACGCGGTCAAACGCCGTTGGTTTACCACCACGCTGAATATGACCCAAAACAGTCGCGCGTGTTTCACGCCCAGTACCCGCTTCGATCTCTTTCGCCAGTTGGTTGGCATCCATCATCAGTTCGGTCAGCGCGATGATCGCGTGTTTCTTACCTTTCGAGATACCATCTTTAATGTTGTTGATCAGCTTCTCTTTATCTAAGCCCGTTTCTGGCGTGATGATGTACTCACAACCACCGGCAATCGCTGACATCAGCGTCAAATCACCACAGTGGCGACCCATGATTTCAACAATCGAAATACGCTGGTGAGAAGATGACGTATCACGCAGACGGTCAATCGATTCGATCACCGTGTTCAGCGCGGTTAGGTAACCGATGGTGTAATCCGTGCCCGCGATATCGTTGTCGATTGTGCCTGGCAGACCGATACATGGGTAACCCATTTCCGTCAGCTTCTTCGCACCCATGTACGAACCGTCACCGCCGATCACCACCAGCGCATCAATGCCGTGGGCTTTTAGGTTTTCGATCGCTTTTTCGCGGACAGCCACTTCTCTAAACTCAGGGAAACGCGCCGAACCGAGGAAAGTACCACCACGGTTGATCACATCAGAAACGCTTGAACGATCAAGTGGCTTAATGCGGCCTTCATAGAGACCAAGGTAACCGTCATAGATACCATACACTTCAAGGCCTGCACCCAATGCTGTACGAACCACGCCGCGGATTGCCGCGTTCATACCTGGGGCATCGCCACCACTTGTCAAAACACCGATCTTTTTAATCATGCTCACCCTCGATCTTTGGCAATCAATATTTAATTTTTCTTTATCGTAGCTGGTAACCAGCTACCTAAATAATGGGAAAATCTGTCTGCAATGTTACATTTCCTCTACAGGAATACCAACGAAAACACACAAATTTATGTAACTTTTCTACTTATGTAAGAGTATTACAGTTTTGCAGTAAAACTTTGTTGATTCATATCAGGATCAGGAATCTTAATAGATGTAGATGGAAAGATAGTCAACAACGCCTTTTTTGTCTTCAAGACAAGGCGAATTTTTCGCTTAAGACCACTGCTGTTCAATGTGCTCTTTCTCGCTGCTGACCACCACAGAATAAGGATCTTGATGAATCAACACATCCGAAGCGGGAAACAATTCCAACAGTTTCGCTTCCACTTCATCGGCAATTTGATGCGCTTTGATCAGCGGTAAATGATCATCGAGTTCCAAATGCAACTGGATAAAACGCGTTGGGCCCGACATGCGCGTGCGCAACTGATGCACCCCAAGGACATGCTCGACCGTTAGGCACGCGCAGTTGATCTGCTCCAGTTCTTCGTCGGGCAATTTACGATCGAGCAGTGTTTGCACCGCCTCACTGACCATTTTGAACGCGCTGTAGAGGATAAATAGACCAATGCCGACCGCAAACACCGCATCCGCTTGACCGACACCAAAGTAACTCAGGCCAAGGGCCAACATGATCGCAGCATTCATAAACAGATCGCTTTGATAATGCAGCGAGTCGGCGGCAATTGCCTGACTTCCCGTCGCCTTCACCACGTGTTTTTGAAACGTCACCAAACCAAGTGTCACCACCATGGCAAATAAGCTGACATAAACGCCGTATTCAG
The Vibrio navarrensis DNA segment above includes these coding regions:
- the pfkA gene encoding 6-phosphofructokinase — translated: MIKKIGVLTSGGDAPGMNAAIRGVVRTALGAGLEVYGIYDGYLGLYEGRIKPLDRSSVSDVINRGGTFLGSARFPEFREVAVREKAIENLKAHGIDALVVIGGDGSYMGAKKLTEMGYPCIGLPGTIDNDIAGTDYTIGYLTALNTVIESIDRLRDTSSSHQRISIVEIMGRHCGDLTLMSAIAGGCEYIITPETGLDKEKLINNIKDGISKGKKHAIIALTELMMDANQLAKEIEAGTGRETRATVLGHIQRGGKPTAFDRVLASRMGNYAVHLLMEGHGGRCVGIVKEQLVHHDIIDAIENMKRPVRNDLFKVAEELF
- a CDS encoding co-chaperone GroES translates to MNIRPLHDRVIVERQQVESKSAGGIVLTGSAAEKSTRGVVLAVGKGRILENGSVQPLDVKVGDTVIFAESYGTKTEKIDGKEVLIMSENDIMAIVE
- the groL gene encoding chaperonin GroEL (60 kDa chaperone family; promotes refolding of misfolded polypeptides especially under stressful conditions; forms two stacked rings of heptamers to form a barrel-shaped 14mer; ends can be capped by GroES; misfolded proteins enter the barrel where they are refolded when GroES binds), coding for MAAKDVKFGNDARVKMLEGVNILADAVKVTLGPKGRNVVLDKSFGSPTITKDGVSVAREIELEDKFQNMGAQMVKQVASQANDVAGDGTTTATVLAQSIVNEGLKAVAAGMNPMDLKRGIDKAVAAAVIELKALSKDCSTSTEIEQVGTISANSDSSVGKIIAEAMEKVGRDGVITVEEGQALQDELDVVEGMQFDRGYLSPYFINNQEAGSVELESPFILLVDKKISNIRELLPALEAVAKASRPLLIIAEDVEGEALATLVVNNMRGIVKVAAVKAPGFGDRRKAMLQDIAILTGGTVISEEVGLELEKAVLEDLGQAKRVSITKENTTIIDGMGEEAMIQGRVVQIRQQIEEATSDYDKEKLQERVAKLAGGVAVIKVGAATEVEMKEKKDRVEDALHATRAAVEEGVVAGGGVALIRVASKLVDLKGDNEEQNVGIRVALRAMEAPIRQITKNAGDEESVVANNVKAGEGSYGYNAATGEYGDMLEMGILDPTKVTRSALQFAASVAGLMITTEAMVTDLPQKDAGMPDMGGMGGMGGMGMM
- a CDS encoding MATE family efflux transporter, giving the protein MLDKHGLLTAPIALTLRKMTIPMIFGMVAIQMFNLVDTFFVSLLGTQALAAISYTFPVTFAVNCITMGIGIGLSTSIGRLLGQGDANQAARFTSHGLLLAVALVALASTLGFFTVDPLFTLLGAQEQLIPLIAQYMHVWYLTIPLLVIPMAGNSAIRATGDTKTPAKIMMLAGLINGVLDPLLIFGIGPFPELGIQGAAIASAFSWFGALCGSFYVLIKREKLLAAPHWQRLGEDWRQILRVGTPAALSNAMNPLSGAVLMMMLSSHGTAAVAAYGAAQRIESILILVLMALTSSLTPFMAQNLGAKNPQRAFQGLFVSMRFSVLFQGLVFLMMVPLSIPLASLFSQEQSVRDLLWHYLLVVPASYGFLGILMMLVSALNAMHEPLNAFRWSFMRLFFFTLPAAWLGSQLYSIEGLFVGIALGNLAGGICGYLYALNKRKTHLQLSENSQ
- a CDS encoding VC2662 family protein; amino-acid sequence: MKKSVIAMAVVALSSTTAMAATPVMFSSLNNFNAPDENAVSGVRLAALYGKVEELKGVDVAVVGLSETDRTTGVNLGLFGASKVNQEMTGASLGFFNWNTGKTTGANIGAVNITNDVKGANVSFVNYSEGNTMVDVGAANFSDTSTVQVGVFNKTAKIEGVQIGLINCADNGFFPCFPLINFAK
- the fieF gene encoding CDF family cation-efflux transporter FieF (FieF, a metal efflux transporter, is a member of the CDF (cation diffusion facilitator) family of transporters.); protein product: MKQQYARLVTMAAWTATTVATLLLLVKIAAWWVTGSVSLLASLIDSMLDIAASVVNLLVVRYALQPADEEHTFGHGKAESLAALAQAMFISGSAVFLILNGVDRFFRPHLLNSPEYGVYVSLFAMVVTLGLVTFQKHVVKATGSQAIAADSLHYQSDLFMNAAIMLALGLSYFGVGQADAVFAVGIGLFILYSAFKMVSEAVQTLLDRKLPDEELEQINCACLTVEHVLGVHQLRTRMSGPTRFIQLHLELDDHLPLIKAHQIADEVEAKLLELFPASDVLIHQDPYSVVVSSEKEHIEQQWS
- the epmB gene encoding EF-P beta-lysylation protein EpmB, giving the protein MPHIITRKVETVEQNWLKQLANGISDPTSLLQMLEIDPTPWQAGFAARKLFAQRVPRSFVARMEKGNPHDPLLRQVLPLSDEFEVHEGFSHDPLEEQDNEIPGLLHKYRNRALMIVKGGCAINCRYCFRRHFPYQENKGNKFAWQRSLQYIAEHQELNEVILSGGDPLMAKDDEIQWLVEHIAAIPHIKRLRIHSRLPVVIPARVTEELCQTLARTRLQVILVTHINHANEINHELTTQLAKLKQVGVTLLNQSVLLKGVNDTVDEQVALSESLFDAGILPYYLHVLDKVQGAAHFFVDDQQAKRIIHGVIARVSGYLVPKLTREIGGRPSKTPLDLHLE
- a CDS encoding MgtC/SapB family protein, which produces MQETLDTFLNIEPFSWPALLCCALNGVLIGAERQTRGKPVGIRTSILIISGTYFFMSMAVYLSPNTLDQARVLGQIITGVGFLGAGVMMTQDGKIHGVTSAAVIWVLASMGMMIGLGLMHQSVLITLLALAVLLGVDKAENRIQALRRGVHQKIQQRRSSSRLIK
- the efp gene encoding elongation factor P; translation: MATVSTNEFKGGLKLMIDSEPCVILENEYVKPGKGQAFNRVKIRKLLSGKVLEKTFKSGDTCEVADVMDIDLDYLYSDGEFYHFMNNQTFEQIAADAKAVGESVKWLVENNSCMLTLWNGNPIAVTPPNFVELEVTETDPGLKGDTQGTGGKPATLSTGAVVRVPLFIQIGEVIKVDTRSGEYVGRVK
- the frdD gene encoding fumarate reductase subunit FrdD yields the protein MKPNYSVNTAPKRSDEPIWWSLFGAGGTWFAMITPVTVLVLGILAPLGIIDAQALSYERVVSFATSIIGALFIIGTLALPMWHAMHRVHHGMHDLKIHAGVVGKIGCYAFAGLISALAVVFLFML